The nucleotide window CCGGCGAGACCGGCGAAAAAACCCGCGACGACGAAGGCGGTCCACTGGAGCGCGCGGATGTTGATCCCGACGGCCTCCGCTCGCCTGGCGTGGTCCCGGACGGCCCGGAGCGCCAAGCCAAAGGGCGAGGCTGCGACGATCCTCAGCAGCACGACGCCCGCGCCCGCGAAGACGAGCGCCCAGTAGTAGTAACGCGTCGGGGACTTGAGCCACGGCGGCGGCCAGACGGACAGGACGCCGTTGTCGCCGCCCGTCACTTCGTCCCACTGGTGGGCGACGGCGAAGACGATCTGGGCGAAGGCGAGCGTCAGCATGGCGAAGTAGATGCTCGTGAGCCTCACGCTGAAGTACCCGAAGACGGCGGCGGCGACCGCCGCGACTACGGGCGCGGCGAGAAAGGCGAGCGGCATCGGCCAGCCCGCCCACCTGAGCAGCAGCGCCGCACCGTAGGCGCCGAGGCCGAAGTAGGCGGCGTGCCCGAAGGACACCATGCCGCCCTGGCCCATCAGAAGGTGCAGGCTCGCCGCGAAGAGAGCGAAGACGAAGATCTCGACCGCCATCCACACCCAGAAGGTCGGCAGGAGCAGCGGCAGCGCCAGCAGGACCAGGCCGGCCGCGGCGAGCCAGGCCGGATGCCACGGAGCGCCGCGCTCCCCGGTGACGGCGCCGCCCGCCGCGCGAAGCTGGATCTCCGGCCGGCCGAGGAGCCCCCACGGCCGGACGATGAGCACCACGGCCATCACGACGAACATGAGGACGATGGAGGCCTTGGGCAGAACCAGGACGCCGTAGGCGTTGAGCACGCCGATCAGGAGGGACGCGAGGAGAGCGCCCCACACCGAGCCCATGCCGCCGATCACGACGACCACAAAGGCCTCGACGATGACGGTGGTGTCCATCACCGTCGTGAGCGCGAGGCGGGGCACCTGGAGCGCGCCCCCAAGCCCCGCGAGGAACGAGCCCAGGACGAAGACTCCCGTGAAAAGTCGCCTCTGGTCCACGCCGAGGGCCGCGACCATCTCCCGGTCCTGCGTCGCCGCGCGAATCAGGATGCCCCAGCGCGTCCGGTGGAAGACGAGCCAGAGCCCGAGCGCCACGAGGGGACCAAAGATGATCACCGCGAGGTCGTAGCTCGGAAAGAGCTGGCCGGCGATGGGCACCGAGCCCGCGAGTCCCGGCGCAACGGGGCCCGTCTTGTTGTCCGCGCCCCAGAAGAACCGCACGGCGTCGGCGACGACCAGGACCAGCGCGAAGGTCAGGAGGAGCTGGTAGAGCTCGGGCGCGCGGTAGACGCGGCGGAGCAGGAGCACCTCGACGAGCCCGCCGAGCGCGGCGACCAGGAGCGCCGCGAGGAACGCGGCCGCGTAGAAGGCGGCAGGACCCAGGGGCAGCGCCGCGGAGAGCGAGTACGTGAAGTAGGCCGCCAGCATGTAGAAGGAGCCGTGGGCGAAGTTGACGATGCGCGTGACACCGAAGATGAGCGACAGCCCAGACGCGATGAGGAAGAGGAACATCGCGTTGGCGAGCCCGCTCAGCAGCTGGACGAGGAGGAGGGACATGCGAGACGGGTGCCTCCGCCTCACCCGAGGCGGAGGCACCTGCCGAGTCTAGTTGCCCGGGCGGAGCTTCTTCACTTCGTCGTCGGAGGGCAGCACCTTCTCGCCGGGGATGTACTCGTAGTTGACCATGATCCCGACGCCCCGCACGGGATCGATCTTGGTCGTGCCCACCCACGCGCCCATCGTGGATTGGCCGTCCACCGCGCGGAAGGTGATGGGCCCGATCGGCGTCTCGACCTTGAGCCCCTTGAAGGCGGCGACGAGCTTGGCCGTGTCGGTGCTCCCGGCCTTCCTGATGGCCTCGGCGATGGACTGGTAGGTGACGTAGCCGATCAGCGAGCCGAGCACCGGCGGTTTGTCACCGCGCTTCGTATAGCGGGCGACCCACTCCTGGTGGCCTCCGCTCTTGATGTCGTACCACGGATAGCCCGTCACGAGCATGCCCTCCGGCGCCTCGAGCTTGAGCGGGTCGATATACTCGGGCTCGCCGAGCAGGATGCCTACCACGAACATCTTTTGGAAGAGCCCTCGCTTCTGCGCCTCGCGAACGAACGCGAGCCAGTCGCTTCCGAACAGCGACACGTAGAGCGCGTCCGGATTTTGGCTCATGATCGCCGTGACGAGCGGGCCGGGCTCGATCTTGCCGAGCGTCGGCCAGTGCTCACCGACCACCTGCATCTCTGGCTTCTGCTCCTTTATGCGGTCGCGGAAGGTCTCCCACGCGCGCTTGCCGTACTCGTAGTTGGGGCCGATCGTCGCCCACTTGACGTACTTCATCTTGCCGGCCTTGTCGGCGAGCATCCGCCCCTGCTCGTAGGTGTTCGGGCGCAGCCGGACAGCGTAGTCGTGCCCCTTCGACCACGTGATCGCCTCGGTCAAGGCCTCTGCCACGACGAACATAGTCTTGTTCTGCTTGGCCCAGTCCGAGACGGCCAGGCCGACGTTCGAGAGGAAACCGCCCGCGATCAGCGCGACCTTCTCGGATTCGACCAGCTCCTGGGCGTGCTTCACGGCCTCGGCCGGCTGCCCCTTGTCGTCGCGGAAGACCACCTCGAGCTTGCGCCCGAGCACGCCGCCCTTGGCGTTGACCTCCTCGACGGCCATCTCCACGCCGGCGCGGTACGGCCCGGTGAATGGCGCACCGATGCCGCTGTATGAGTTGATGTCACCGAGCTTGATGGGAGTCTGCGCTGCCGCCGGCCCGGCCGAGAGCAGAGGAGCCAGGCAGGCCGCCAGGATGAACAGGAGTCGTCGTGATCGCATCGGGATCCTCCTCAGGGGGTTCGCGTTACCCTTCTACTCGTCCAGGAGCGCGATCACGCGGGCCGGCGCAGACTCCGTCCGCCACTTGGCCGGCAGGGCGATCACCTTCACCTTGGACGGGATCTGGTCCAGGTTGACGAGGTTCTCGATCTGGAACGTGATCTTCGGCAAGATCGTCCGGTGCACCCGCATCCCGCTCGTCAGGATCTCGCCGGCCGTCGCGTAGTCGGCGCCCTTCTCCTCCTGCGCGAAGTCATAGCCCAGCACAGACGGGCGGCGCGCCACGAGCCACTCGGCCGCGGCATTGGTGAGACAGGGCGAGTCATCCCACCACTTAGGATCCATGGTGTTGTGGCCCTTGGGCCAGTCCGTTCGCAGGAAGAGCATGCCTCCCGGCTGGATCGTGATGCCCTGGGCCTTGAGGGCGGCCTCGGCTCTGTCCATGTCTTCGGGCGTGATCCTTGCGTTCGGAGTGCCCTTGAACGTGAGGTCGAGCACGACGGCCTCACCCATCATCGACTCGAGCGGCAGCTTCTCGATATTGGGCATGTCGCGGAAGAAGTGGTGCGGTGAATCGATATGCGTACCCGCGTGCACGGTCATCTCGACCATGTTCGAGACGAAGCCCTTTTCCTCCCACTTCACGATGGGCTTGAGCTTGAAGTAGTACTCGTCCTTCGCGAAGGGCGCGGAGTCGCACTCCTCCACGGTCATGCTCAGGTCCACGATGCGCATGGCGTCAGATCCTCCTAGTGTCGGCAGTGCCTGACAGTAGACGCGACCGCCGCGCTGTGTCAACGAGTTCCCGCCCGCGTGTCCGCGCGGCGGGGTAGTCTCGCCAGAAGCCGCTTGACAGGAGGCGGCGCCCTGTCCCACAGTGGGCGCCACTTCCGACCGGAAGTGCCCGTCACTCAGCATATTAAAGGAGGGGTGGCCATGGACGCCTACACGCCTTCGAAGCCGTCTCTGAGCCGACGTGACCTGCTGAAGTGGGGCGGCGCCGGCTTGGCCGCTGCCGCCGCAGCGCCCGTCGTTTGGTCTCCGGCGCACGCACAGTCGCCAAAGCGCGGCGGGACGCTATCGCTCCGCCTCTGGGACCCGCCGCACTTCGACCCGCACCTGACCATCTCCTACAAGACCCACATCGTCTACACCTTCAGCCACAGCCGGCTGCTCAAGCCCAAAGCGGGTCCCGGCGTCGTGCCAGGCACCTTCCCGCTCGAAGGCGATCTGGCCGAGTCCTGGACCCAGCCGAATGAGACCACCTACGTCTTCAAGCTGCGCAAAGGTGTCCGCTGGCACAACAAGCCGCCGGTCAACGGGCGCGAGCTGACGGCGGAGGACATCGTCTACAGCGTGGAGCGCTTCCGGACGGTCAAGGGCAATGCCAACGCCTATATGCTGGCGTCCCTGGACAAGGTGGAAGCGCCCGACAAGTACACGGTCAAGTTCACGCTGAAGGAGCCCTATGTCTGGTTCCTCGACATGGTGGCCAACCCGATGGCGGTCGCTATCGTCCCGAAAGAATGCGTGGAGAAGTTCGGGGACCTCAAGAAGCCGAAAAGCGTCGTGGGCACCGGGCCCTGGATGCTCGACAGCTACCGGCCGAACGTCGGGTACACGCTGGTGCGAAACCCCAACTACTTCGTCCCCGGCCTGCCGTACATCGACCGGGTCGAGGCGACGGTGGACGAGGACAATGCTTCCCGCATGGCGGCGTTCATCGTGGGCAAGTACGACCTCGGCTGGGAGTTCCCGGGGCAGATCAATCGGACCGACTGGGTCCAGATCAAGGACACGCTCAAGCAGAAGCGCCCGCGGCTCCAAACCGCCGAGTTCACCGGCAACGTGATGTCGCACATCTCGATGCGTACCGACCAGAAACCGTTCAGCGACCCCCGCGTCCGCCAGGCGATGTCTCTCGCCATCGACCGCCAGGGGATTCTCGACGCCACCGCCGAGGGCGTGGGCGTGTTCAATTCACCGGTGCCGGCGGCGCTCACGGAATGGTCGCTGCCGGTTGCCCAGCTCGGGGAGGGCGCCAAGTACTACAAGTACGATCCCAAGGAGGCCAAGCGGCTGCTGGGTGAAGCCGGTTACCCCAACGGCTTCCCGGCCTCGATCTGCTTCACGACGTACGGCTCCACCGTGCTGGTGGACTCGGCGCAGCTCATCCTGAAGTACCTCAAGGACGTGGGGATCGACTCCAAGCTCGATCAGAAAGAGTACGGCGCCTACATCTCGTCCTGCTTCTACGGGAAGTTCGACTCCCTGACCTACGGGCCCCAGACGCCCTTCCTCGAGCCTGACAACTTCCTCTTCGGTCAGTACTACCCGGGGGAGACGAAGAACCAGAGTCATATCAACGACCCCGTGGTGGCCGATATGCTGATCCGCCAGCGGCGCACCGTGGATGTCGCCAAGCGCCGCGAGGTCATCCACGACATCCAACGCTATCTGGCCAAGCAGCAGTACTACGTGCAGATCGCGTCGGGCGTCTACGTCGCGGTCTGGGACGGCGCACTCAAGAACTACGGCCCGAACCTCGGCTACGACTACGGTGGGCGCCTCATGGCGGCATGGCTCGACCGCTGATCTCGTGCTGAGGCGCTACCTCTTCAAGCGTCTCCTCGTCGCGATCCCGTCGCTGGTGATCGCCTCGCTCATCGTCTTCACCCTGCCGCGTCTCCTCCCGGGCGACGCGGTCCAGCTCATGATGGAGGAGAAGGCCTACGGCAAGGACGTGGACGACCTCCGGCACAAGCTGGGGCTCGACCGCCCGATCTACATCCAGTACTTCACGTGGGTCGGCGACGTCGTCCGCGGCAATCTGGGCGAGTCACTCTGGACCAAGCGGACCGTGGCAGAGGAGCTGGCCATGCGGCTCCCCATCACGCTGCTCCTCGGCGGCCTGGCCATCTTCTTCGCCATCATCATCGCCATCCCCATCGGCGTGCTGTCCGCGGTGCGGGCGGACACCATGCGGGACTACGTCGCGCGGAGCGCGGCCATCATTGGCTTATCGGTCCCGAGCTTCTGGATCGCCACGCTCGTCATTGTCCTGCCGGCCATCTGGTGGGGGTGGACGCCGCATCTCGGCTTCACCGAGTTCAGCAAATCGCCCACGGCCCACGTGCTCCAGTTCCTCTTGCCGGCGTTCATCCTGGGGGTGGCCTCGGCGGCGGGGATCATGCGGCTCACGCGGGCCATGCTGCTCGAGGTGCTGCGCCAGGACTACGTCCGCACGGCGTGGGCCAAGGGGCTGCGCGAGGGCGTGGTCGTGCTCAAGCACAGCCTCAAGAACGCCCTGATCCCGGTCGTGACGATCCTCGGCATCCAGCTCGCGCAGATCTTCAGCGGCACCGTCATCATCGAGTCCATCTTCCAGCTGCCGGGCATGGGGCGCTTCCTCTTCGACGCCATCAACCAGCGGGACTACCCGGTCATCCAGGGCATCAACCTGCTCGTCGTGTCCATCATCGTGCTGATGAACCTCGCCGTGGATCTTCTCTACGCGGTGCTGGACCCGAGGATCCGCTACTCGTAATGGCCAGGTACATCGACGCCGTCGCAACGGTCGAGCCCGCGCGCGAAATCTGGGCGCTCCCCCGGCGGGCCCGGGCGCTGCTGCTCTTCTGCCGGCGCAAGCCCCTGGGCGCCCTTGGCGGCTTCCTCGTGCTGGTCATGCTCGTCATGGCCGTGGGCGCGCCGCTCATCGCCCACTACGCGTACGACGAGAGCATCCCGGGGTCGAGGATGAAAGCGCCCGGCGCCCAGTTCTGGATGGGCACGGACAATCTCTCCCGCGACATGTGGAGCAGGGTCGTCTACGGCGCACGCGTCTCGGTCACCGTGGGCTTCATCACGATCGCGCTTGCTACCCTGGTCGCAACGGCCGTGGGAGTCTCGAGCGCCTACATCGGCGGCATCTACGACATAGCCGTGCAGCGCGTGGTGGACGCCTGGATGTCCTTCCCCTATCTCGTGATCATCCTCTCGCTGATGGCCGTGCTCGGGCCCGGACTCATGAACCTGATCCTGTCCCTGTCCGTCCTGGTCGCGGCAACCAGCGCGCGCGTGATACGCGGCGCGGCGCTCAGCGTCATGGAGAACCCGTACATCGAGTCCGCGCGGGCCATGGGCACCGGGCATCTCCGCATCGTGCTTCGCCACGTGGTGCCCAACGTCATGGCCACGGTCATCATCGTCGCGACCATCGGGCTCGGCGGCGTCATCCTGGCCGAGTCTTCCCTCTCCTTCCTCGGCCTTGGTGTCCCGCCGCCGCAGCCTTCCTGGGGCGCCATGCTGGCCGGCTCGGGCCGCTCCTACATGCAGCGCGCGCCCTGGATGGCCATCTTCCCCGGCCTGGCGATCTCGCTGGCGGTCTTCGGCTTCAACATGCTCGGCGACGCGCTCCGCGACGTCCTCGACCCAAGATTACGCGGCACTGGCACCGGCCCGGCTCGGTAGTAGGCGGTCGAGAAGGGTCCAGATGCGAGGCGGCGCCCGAAGGTCGCGGGCGAGGCGTACCCCTGGTACGTTGAGCCCGCGACCGAGGGCGCCAACGAAGCAGATGGGCCCTTATCGGCTGCCGTCTTTCTGGTAGCCTATGGCGGTGAATATCCTCGGTGTTATTCCGGCGCGGCTGCATTCGACCCG belongs to Candidatus Methylomirabilota bacterium and includes:
- a CDS encoding ABC transporter permease, which translates into the protein MSLLLVQLLSGLANAMFLFLIASGLSLIFGVTRIVNFAHGSFYMLAAYFTYSLSAALPLGPAAFYAAAFLAALLVAALGGLVEVLLLRRVYRAPELYQLLLTFALVLVVADAVRFFWGADNKTGPVAPGLAGSVPIAGQLFPSYDLAVIIFGPLVALGLWLVFHRTRWGILIRAATQDREMVAALGVDQRRLFTGVFVLGSFLAGLGGALQVPRLALTTVMDTTVIVEAFVVVVIGGMGSVWGALLASLLIGVLNAYGVLVLPKASIVLMFVVMAVVLIVRPWGLLGRPEIQLRAAGGAVTGERGAPWHPAWLAAAGLVLLALPLLLPTFWVWMAVEIFVFALFAASLHLLMGQGGMVSFGHAAYFGLGAYGAALLLRWAGWPMPLAFLAAPVVAAVAAAVFGYFSVRLTSIYFAMLTLAFAQIVFAVAHQWDEVTGGDNGVLSVWPPPWLKSPTRYYYWALVFAGAGVVLLRIVAASPFGLALRAVRDHARRAEAVGINIRALQWTAFVVAGFFAGLAG
- a CDS encoding ABC transporter substrate-binding protein, which gives rise to MDAYTPSKPSLSRRDLLKWGGAGLAAAAAAPVVWSPAHAQSPKRGGTLSLRLWDPPHFDPHLTISYKTHIVYTFSHSRLLKPKAGPGVVPGTFPLEGDLAESWTQPNETTYVFKLRKGVRWHNKPPVNGRELTAEDIVYSVERFRTVKGNANAYMLASLDKVEAPDKYTVKFTLKEPYVWFLDMVANPMAVAIVPKECVEKFGDLKKPKSVVGTGPWMLDSYRPNVGYTLVRNPNYFVPGLPYIDRVEATVDEDNASRMAAFIVGKYDLGWEFPGQINRTDWVQIKDTLKQKRPRLQTAEFTGNVMSHISMRTDQKPFSDPRVRQAMSLAIDRQGILDATAEGVGVFNSPVPAALTEWSLPVAQLGEGAKYYKYDPKEAKRLLGEAGYPNGFPASICFTTYGSTVLVDSAQLILKYLKDVGIDSKLDQKEYGAYISSCFYGKFDSLTYGPQTPFLEPDNFLFGQYYPGETKNQSHINDPVVADMLIRQRRTVDVAKRREVIHDIQRYLAKQQYYVQIASGVYVAVWDGALKNYGPNLGYDYGGRLMAAWLDR
- a CDS encoding ABC transporter permease; amino-acid sequence: MARYIDAVATVEPAREIWALPRRARALLLFCRRKPLGALGGFLVLVMLVMAVGAPLIAHYAYDESIPGSRMKAPGAQFWMGTDNLSRDMWSRVVYGARVSVTVGFITIALATLVATAVGVSSAYIGGIYDIAVQRVVDAWMSFPYLVIILSLMAVLGPGLMNLILSLSVLVAATSARVIRGAALSVMENPYIESARAMGTGHLRIVLRHVVPNVMATVIIVATIGLGGVILAESSLSFLGLGVPPPQPSWGAMLAGSGRSYMQRAPWMAIFPGLAISLAVFGFNMLGDALRDVLDPRLRGTGTGPAR
- a CDS encoding cyclase family protein, translated to MRIVDLSMTVEECDSAPFAKDEYYFKLKPIVKWEEKGFVSNMVEMTVHAGTHIDSPHHFFRDMPNIEKLPLESMMGEAVVLDLTFKGTPNARITPEDMDRAEAALKAQGITIQPGGMLFLRTDWPKGHNTMDPKWWDDSPCLTNAAAEWLVARRPSVLGYDFAQEEKGADYATAGEILTSGMRVHRTILPKITFQIENLVNLDQIPSKVKVIALPAKWRTESAPARVIALLDE
- a CDS encoding ABC transporter permease yields the protein MLRRYLFKRLLVAIPSLVIASLIVFTLPRLLPGDAVQLMMEEKAYGKDVDDLRHKLGLDRPIYIQYFTWVGDVVRGNLGESLWTKRTVAEELAMRLPITLLLGGLAIFFAIIIAIPIGVLSAVRADTMRDYVARSAAIIGLSVPSFWIATLVIVLPAIWWGWTPHLGFTEFSKSPTAHVLQFLLPAFILGVASAAGIMRLTRAMLLEVLRQDYVRTAWAKGLREGVVVLKHSLKNALIPVVTILGIQLAQIFSGTVIIESIFQLPGMGRFLFDAINQRDYPVIQGINLLVVSIIVLMNLAVDLLYAVLDPRIRYS
- a CDS encoding ABC transporter substrate-binding protein, encoding MRSRRLLFILAACLAPLLSAGPAAAQTPIKLGDINSYSGIGAPFTGPYRAGVEMAVEEVNAKGGVLGRKLEVVFRDDKGQPAEAVKHAQELVESEKVALIAGGFLSNVGLAVSDWAKQNKTMFVVAEALTEAITWSKGHDYAVRLRPNTYEQGRMLADKAGKMKYVKWATIGPNYEYGKRAWETFRDRIKEQKPEMQVVGEHWPTLGKIEPGPLVTAIMSQNPDALYVSLFGSDWLAFVREAQKRGLFQKMFVVGILLGEPEYIDPLKLEAPEGMLVTGYPWYDIKSGGHQEWVARYTKRGDKPPVLGSLIGYVTYQSIAEAIRKAGSTDTAKLVAAFKGLKVETPIGPITFRAVDGQSTMGAWVGTTKIDPVRGVGIMVNYEYIPGEKVLPSDDEVKKLRPGN